In Zingiber officinale cultivar Zhangliang chromosome 8B, Zo_v1.1, whole genome shotgun sequence, a single genomic region encodes these proteins:
- the LOC122016246 gene encoding probable aspartyl aminopeptidase: MASSRLHFLLSKPPPAAVLPSCFFSSLFPSAFHASLRRHRFARSFSAARRLFCSKSDPPLQSDSRVGEAAPSIVGDLLDYLNESWTQFHATAEAKRQLIAAGFRLLNENDEWDLQPGGRYFFTRNMSCLVAFAVGEDYKVGSGFHVIAAHTDSPCLKLKPRSASSKSGYLMVNVQTYGSGLWHTWFDRDLSVAGRVILKHNSGSFIHKLVKVRKPLLRVPTLAIHLDRTVNTEGFKPNLETQLVPLLSTKVDEAETKSEDKTKASSSKNIHHPLLLQVLSEELACDASEIMGMELNVCDTQPSCLGGGNNEFIFSGRLDNLASSYCALRSLIDSCQSPIDLADEQAIRMIALFDNEEVGSNSLQGAGAPTMFQAMRRIVDCLSQERMTEDSFERTLRSSFLVSADMAHGLHPNFPDKYEEHHRPQLQKGVVIKHNANQRYATSGLTAFLFTEVANLHDLPVQEFAVRNDMGCGSTIGPILASGVGIRTVDCGIPQLSMHSVREICGKEDVDIAYKLFTAFFRSFSDIDKKLIVDF; the protein is encoded by the exons CTTCCCTTCCGCTTTTCACGCCTCCCTCCGGCGGCATCGCTTCGCGCGTAGCTTCTCTGCTGCTCGTCGTCTCTTCTGCTCCAAATCCGACCCTCCGCTTCAG AGCGATTCAAGGGTTGGAGAGGCTGCCCCTTCGATAGTCGGCGATCTGTTGGATTACCTGAACGAATCTTGGACGCAGTTTCACGCCACTG CTGAAGCGAAGCGGCAGCTCATTGCAGCTGGGTTCCGTTTGCTTAACGAGAATGACGAATGGGATCTCCAGCCGGGTGGTCGGTACTTTTTCACTCGCAACATGTCTTGCTTGGTGGCTTTCGCTGTCGGAGAGGA TTATAAAGTAGGCAGTGGTTTTCATGTTATTGCTGCTCATACTGATAGCCCATGTTTAAAACTCAAGCCTCGGTCTGCATCAAGCAAGTCTGGTTACCTCATGGTAAATGTTCAGACTTATGGTAGTGGCCTATGGCATACATGGTTTGATAGAGACCTAAGTGTTGCTGGAAGAGTTATCCTGAAACACAACAGTGGTTCTTTTATCCATAAGCTTGTTAAAGTGAGGAAACCTCTGCTACGTGTACCAACCTTGGCCATTCATCTAGACAG AACAGTGAATACTGAAGGTTTTAAACCTAACTTAGAAACTCAGCTTGTCCCACTTCTTTCAACAAAAGTTGATGAGGCTGAAACAAAGTCCGAGGACAAGACTAAAGCATCTTCTTCAAAAAATATCCATCATCCACTATTGTTGCAG GTTTTATCTGAAGAACTTGCTTGTGATGCTAGTGAGATAATGGGTATGGAGTTGAATGTTTGTGATACCCAGCCTAGTTGTCTTGGAGGTGGAAATAACGAGTTTATCTTCTCTGGAAGACTTGACAACCTTGCTTCAAGTTATTGTGCACTGAGATCTCTGATAGATTCATGTCAATCACCTATTGACTTAGCAGATGAGCAGGCCATCCGAATGATTGCTTTGTTTGACAATGAAGAG GTTGGATCTAATTCTTTGCAAGGGGCAGGTGCACCAACGATGTTTCAAGCCATGAGACGAATTGTTGATTGTTTATCTCAAGAACGAATGACGGAGGATTCTTTTGAACGGACATTACGTTCATCTTTTCTTG tATCTGCAGACATGGCACATGGCCTGCACCCAAATTTTCCTGACAAATATGAAGAGCACCACCGACCACAGCTACAGAAAGGAGTTGTAATAAAACATAATGCGAATCAGCGCTATGCAACCAGTGGTTTAACTGCATTTCTTTTTACAGAAGTAGCAAATCTCCATGACCTTCCAGTTCAG GAATTTGCGGTAAGAAACGATATGGGATGTGGATCTACAATTGGCCCTATATTGGCATCAGGAGTTGGTATCCGAACTGTTGACTGTGGTATTCCTCAGCTCTCAATGCACAG TGTTAGGGAGATATGTGGCAAAGAAGATGTGGATATTGCATATAAGCTTTtcactgccttcttcagatcgtTTTCAGACATCGACAAGAAGCTAATTGTGgacttttag
- the LOC122017414 gene encoding uncharacterized protein LOC122017414, whose amino-acid sequence MVSQAKKNRHLSSNHLFLPPVIKDFASCFSEHAVKVSDTSCSGSSSSGNSSVIDHTASSSVVSSVTCLYRTRLSTQRELLIRVTWSKAQLNPLLSVAIVDGSSTSPWEANCHLLRKKNGSRTYISEGNCEVGLHWDISSANFEAGPEPRYGFYVAVVVDSEFALLLGDLSEEFAKRFDEATLPAAAECSMFSRREQVVGDSATHTTRARFREDGEEHEITIRCKGEGWNARESELAVTVDKKRVVHARSLRWNFRGNQTIFIEGSPVDMMWDVHDWWFGGGSAAVFMFRARSTFESRLWLEEETLQQERGAAGFSLLIQAFKAT is encoded by the coding sequence ATGGTGAGCCAAGCAAAGAAGAACCGCCACCTCTCCTCCAATCATCTCTTCCTTCCACCGGTCATAAAGGACTTCGCCTCGTGCTTCAGTGAGCACGCCGTGAAGGTGTCCGACACCTCCTGTTCCGGAAGCAGCAGCAGTGGCAACTCGTCGGTGATCGACCACACCGCCTCCAGCTCTGTGGTTAGCTCGGTCACCTGCCTCTACAGGACGAGGCTTTCCACGCAGAGGGAGCTGCTCATCAGGGTCACCTGGTCCAAGGCGCAGCTCAATCCCCTTCTATCAGTCGCCATCGTCGACGGCTCATCAACCAGTCCATGGGAGGCGAATTGCCATCTACTGAGGAAGAAGAACGGGAGCAGAACTTACATCTCCGAGGGGAATTGTGAAGTCGGACTTCACTGGGACATTTCGTCAGCCAACTTCGAGGCGGGTCCAGAGCCCAGATACGGCTTCTACGTCGCGGTCGTCGTCGATTCAGAGTTCGCGCTGTTGCTCGGAGATCTGAGCGAGGAATTCGCGAAGAGATTCGATGAGGCGACGCTCCCAGCGGCAGCAGAGTGCTCGATGTTTTCCAGGAGAGAGCAAGTGGTGGGCGACTCGGCGACGCATACGACGCGGGCTCGGTTCCGTGAGGACGGGGAGGAGCACGAGATCACGATCCGGTGCAAGGGAGAGGGGTGGAACGCGAGGGAATCGGAGCTGGCGGTGACGGTGGACAAGAAGCGAGTGGTGCACGCGCGGAGCCTGCGGTGGAACTTCAGGGGGAACCAGACGATCTTCATCGAGGGGTCGCCGGTGGACATGATGTGGGACGTGCACGACTGGTGGTTCGGCGGCGGGTCAGCGGCCGTGTTCATGTTCCGTGCGCGTAGCACGTTCGAGAGCCGGCTGTGGCTGGAGGAGGAGACGCTGCAACAGGAGCGAGGCGCCGCCGGCTTCTCCCTCCTCATCCAAGCCTTCAAGGCAACGTAA
- the LOC122014375 gene encoding AT-hook motif nuclear-localized protein 1-like isoform X2: MEGVAAGGIAGDISGGAEAKHSSTSSTPSPTPSPPLPTAAFYHAGAHGMEAATEAPGMATGMMGGVVGADPGDLFRGKKRGRPKKFGPDGMAPALTLPASAFSSDGKRSKGRPPGSGKHQLLAALGEWFACSAGGNFTPHVVTISAGEDAAARILSFSQKGPRSICILSANGAISNVTLRQPGSSGGTLTYEGRFEILSLSGSFTLTANGGGVRSRTGGISVSLAGPDGRVIGGGVAGSLLAASPIQVVVGSFTPNTFSKDQKPKPAPLQTPPAMPARPISQASPQDDCEMSTSSAALPVEPPYGSTADPSTPDPALRAASWHGLQSSEHDPSPDINVRLHGEY; this comes from the exons ATGGAAGGCGTTGCAGCCGGCGGGATCGCCGGAGATATATCCGGAGGCGCGGAAGCGAAGCACTCCTCTACGTCTTCTACTCCCTCGCCAACCCCCTCGCCGCCGCTGCCGACGGCGGCATTTTACCATGCAGGAGCTCACGGGATGGAGGCGGCGACTGAGGCGCCCGGCATGGCCACGGGAATGATGGGCGGGGTGGTCGGCGCTGACCCCGGAGACCTTTTCCGGGGAAAGAAGAGAGGCAGGCCGAAGAAGTTCGGGCCCGACGGCATGGCTCCGGCACTGACGTTACCCGCCTCCGCTTTCTCCTCGGACGGCAAACGGAGCAAAGGTCGGCCGCCGGGTTCCGGCAAGCACCAGCTCCTCGCCGCTCTCG GAGAGTGGTTTGCGTGCTCAGCAGGAGGAAATTTTACACCCCATGTAGTCACTATTTCCGCCGGCGAG GATGCTGCCGCAAGGATACTTTCCTTCTCGCAAAAGGGACCAAGATCCATCTGCATTCTCTCTGCCAACGGAGCCATCTCCAATGTCACCTTAAGGCAACCTGGTTCTTCCGGCGGCACCCTGACTTACGAG GGCCGGTTTGAGATCCTGTCGCTCTCGGGATCCTTCACGCTCACTGCGAACGGCGGCGGCGTCCGCAGTAGAACCGGCGGGATTAGCGTCTCGCTCGCCGGCCCCGATGGCCGTGTCATCGGCGGAGGCGTCGCTGGGTCGCTGCTCGCAGCGAGTCCAATTCAA GTGGTGGTCGGAAGCTTCACGCCCAACACTTTTTCCAAGGATCAAAAGCCGAAACCCGCGCCGCTGCAAACTCCTCCAGCAATGCCCGCGAGGCCGATTTCGCAGGCCAGCCCCCAAGACGACTGCGAGATGTCCACCTCGTCGGCGGCGTTGCCCGTCGAGCCCCCATACGGAAGCACGGCGGACCCCAGTACTCCAGACCCTGCTCTTCGCGCCGCCAGTTGGCACGGCCTGCAGTCGTCGGAGCACGATCCCTCGCCGGATATCAACGTACGTTTGCATGGAGAGTACTGA
- the LOC122014375 gene encoding AT-hook motif nuclear-localized protein 1-like isoform X1 translates to MEGVAAGGIAGDISGGAEAKHSSTSSTPSPTPSPPLPTAAFYHAGAHGMEAATEAPGMATGMMGGVVGADPGDLFRGKKRGRPKKFGPDGMAPALTLPASAFSSDGKRSKGRPPGSGKHQLLAALGEWFACSAGGNFTPHVVTISAGEDAAARILSFSQKGPRSICILSANGAISNVTLRQPGSSGGTLTYEVIEPKTSFIFHLNLNLARAHEQGRFEILSLSGSFTLTANGGGVRSRTGGISVSLAGPDGRVIGGGVAGSLLAASPIQVVVGSFTPNTFSKDQKPKPAPLQTPPAMPARPISQASPQDDCEMSTSSAALPVEPPYGSTADPSTPDPALRAASWHGLQSSEHDPSPDINVRLHGEY, encoded by the exons ATGGAAGGCGTTGCAGCCGGCGGGATCGCCGGAGATATATCCGGAGGCGCGGAAGCGAAGCACTCCTCTACGTCTTCTACTCCCTCGCCAACCCCCTCGCCGCCGCTGCCGACGGCGGCATTTTACCATGCAGGAGCTCACGGGATGGAGGCGGCGACTGAGGCGCCCGGCATGGCCACGGGAATGATGGGCGGGGTGGTCGGCGCTGACCCCGGAGACCTTTTCCGGGGAAAGAAGAGAGGCAGGCCGAAGAAGTTCGGGCCCGACGGCATGGCTCCGGCACTGACGTTACCCGCCTCCGCTTTCTCCTCGGACGGCAAACGGAGCAAAGGTCGGCCGCCGGGTTCCGGCAAGCACCAGCTCCTCGCCGCTCTCG GAGAGTGGTTTGCGTGCTCAGCAGGAGGAAATTTTACACCCCATGTAGTCACTATTTCCGCCGGCGAG GATGCTGCCGCAAGGATACTTTCCTTCTCGCAAAAGGGACCAAGATCCATCTGCATTCTCTCTGCCAACGGAGCCATCTCCAATGTCACCTTAAGGCAACCTGGTTCTTCCGGCGGCACCCTGACTTACGAGGTAATTGAGCCCAAAACCTCTTTTATCTTCCATTTGAATCTTAATCTTGCTCGTGCACACGAACAGGGCCGGTTTGAGATCCTGTCGCTCTCGGGATCCTTCACGCTCACTGCGAACGGCGGCGGCGTCCGCAGTAGAACCGGCGGGATTAGCGTCTCGCTCGCCGGCCCCGATGGCCGTGTCATCGGCGGAGGCGTCGCTGGGTCGCTGCTCGCAGCGAGTCCAATTCAA GTGGTGGTCGGAAGCTTCACGCCCAACACTTTTTCCAAGGATCAAAAGCCGAAACCCGCGCCGCTGCAAACTCCTCCAGCAATGCCCGCGAGGCCGATTTCGCAGGCCAGCCCCCAAGACGACTGCGAGATGTCCACCTCGTCGGCGGCGTTGCCCGTCGAGCCCCCATACGGAAGCACGGCGGACCCCAGTACTCCAGACCCTGCTCTTCGCGCCGCCAGTTGGCACGGCCTGCAGTCGTCGGAGCACGATCCCTCGCCGGATATCAACGTACGTTTGCATGGAGAGTACTGA